A section of the Haliaeetus albicilla chromosome 6, bHalAlb1.1, whole genome shotgun sequence genome encodes:
- the ARL6 gene encoding ADP-ribosylation factor-like protein 6 isoform X2: MGLFDKLAGWLGLKKKEVHVLCLGLDNSGKTTIINKLKPSNAQTQDIVPTIGFSIEKFKTSSLSFTVFDMSGQGRYRNLWEHYYKEGQAIIFVIDSSDKLRMVVAKEELDTLLNHPDIKHRRLPILFFANKMDLRDAISSVKVSQLLSLENIKDKPWHICASDALKGEGLQEGVDWLQDQIQAMKT; this comes from the exons ATGGGATTGTTTGACAAGCTAGCGGGATGGCTCGggctgaagaaaaaggaggttCATGTTTTGTGCCTTGGCTTGGACAATAGCGGCAAAACAACGATCATAAATAAACTTAAACCTTCAAAT gCTCAAACTCAGGACATTGTTCCAACAATAGGATTCAGTATAGAGAAGTTCAAGACTTCAAG tctGTCTTTCACAGTGTTTGATATGTCAGGTCAAGGGAGATACAGAAACCTCTGGGAACATTACTACAA AGAAGGCCAAGctattatttttgtcattgaTAGCAGTGACAAATTAAGAATGGTTGTGGCCAAAGAAGAACTTGACACCCTTCTGAATCATCCAG ATATTAAGCACCGTCGACTGCCTATTCTCTTCTTTGCTAACAAGATGGACCTCAGGGACGCAATATCATCTGTGAAAGTATCTCAATTGCTGTCATTAGAAAACATCAAAGACAAACCCTGGCATATCTG tgCCAGTGATGCTCTTAAAGGAGAAGGATTGCAAGAAGGTGTGGATTGGCTCCAAG ATCAGATTCAAGCAATGAAGACATGA
- the ARL6 gene encoding ADP-ribosylation factor-like protein 6 isoform X1 produces the protein MGLFDKLAGWLGLKKKEVHVLCLGLDNSGKTTIINKLKPSNAQTQDIVPTIGFSIEKFKTSSLSFTVFDMSGQGRYRNLWEHYYKEGQAIIFVIDSSDKLRMVVAKEELDTLLNHPDIKHRRLPILFFANKMDLRDAISSVKVSQLLSLENIKDKPWHICASDALKGEGLQEGVDWLQDQITQSDSSNEDMRDK, from the exons ATGGGATTGTTTGACAAGCTAGCGGGATGGCTCGggctgaagaaaaaggaggttCATGTTTTGTGCCTTGGCTTGGACAATAGCGGCAAAACAACGATCATAAATAAACTTAAACCTTCAAAT gCTCAAACTCAGGACATTGTTCCAACAATAGGATTCAGTATAGAGAAGTTCAAGACTTCAAG tctGTCTTTCACAGTGTTTGATATGTCAGGTCAAGGGAGATACAGAAACCTCTGGGAACATTACTACAA AGAAGGCCAAGctattatttttgtcattgaTAGCAGTGACAAATTAAGAATGGTTGTGGCCAAAGAAGAACTTGACACCCTTCTGAATCATCCAG ATATTAAGCACCGTCGACTGCCTATTCTCTTCTTTGCTAACAAGATGGACCTCAGGGACGCAATATCATCTGTGAAAGTATCTCAATTGCTGTCATTAGAAAACATCAAAGACAAACCCTGGCATATCTG tgCCAGTGATGCTCTTAAAGGAGAAGGATTGCAAGAAGGTGTGGATTGGCTCCAAG ATCAAATTACACA ATCAGATTCAAGCAATGAAGACATGAGAGATAAATAA